A window from Citrus sinensis cultivar Valencia sweet orange chromosome 5, DVS_A1.0, whole genome shotgun sequence encodes these proteins:
- the LOC102629270 gene encoding probable E3 ubiquitin-protein ligase RHG1A isoform X1 — translation MQGQRGTIGSLPETLSFDHGSTSTSAVDQQMFWNNMRNPPESRPPDNMLSPAGTRTTMTYVNSMSHEQQMSTAWSLGEPSSHGPQNKVTHDERRTQLGWQCEPTSSMPVDGANVNPMLVQSSNSNMMSQNLNLNAGFVSDDGDNFQVMGCPNLHKSGSSVDERIPPPGSSDSFLLPSGSGGYLAEENNGRPGSSSEGGRRASCKRKALEGNVENSSVGGTSSYFQHAESSACPAVSASYNGGSSLSISDPSGQVNSGRGLGVRGPVRDGLPEWPVAGNAERSRRNYRVRINPSNQQKVMPYAQFPTNAAVRHSSISSTQESSRLPPNDQSLDSMAAPSVENTGPQSQPVLLHVPMFPQNLQPFRWDKGSSSRSGSSSSSNGARDRDIQREEARPRIMGRNILENPMFIPAPDLRNLVRSPANRSLAGGNISTPGNVASSSRAGSSSGVHPPSAPTWVPHPNPYQYPRRFSELIRRSLTSSSGSESAGQSSNQTPPHSVPLSPEEMVLSSGAGNQRHHPSYPRSATRLERQDGVLGFPHPLRALAAVGEGRNRLLVSEQIRNVLDLMRRGEGLQFEDVMILDQSVFFGVADINDRHRDMRLDVDNMSYEELLALEERIGNVSTGLTEETIKNRLKQQKYSISLGSQQEQEPCCICQEEYNDGEDTGILHCGHDFHTSCIKQWLMHKNLCPICKTTALSTSS, via the exons ATGCAAGGGCAAAGGGGTACTATTGGTTCCTTGCCAGAAACCTTAAGCTTTGACCATGGATCTACCTCAACTTCTGCTGTTGATCAACAAATGTTCTGGAATAATATGCGGAATCCTCCAGAAAGTCGACCTCCAGATAATATGCTATCACCCGCCGGTACAAGGACAACCATGACATATGTGAACTCAATGAGTCATGAACAGCAAATGTCAACTGCTTGGAGCTTAGGTGAACCTAGCTCACATGGGCCCCAAAATAAGGTTACCCATGATGAGCGGAGAACACAGCTTGGCTGGCAATGTGAACCTACTAGTAGTATGCCGGTGGATGGCGCTAATGTTAATCCTATGTTGGTGCAAAGTTCCAACTCCAATATGATGTCCCAAAATCTCAACTTAAATGCAGGTTTTGTGAGTGATGAtggtgataattttcaagtcaTGGGATGCCCTAATTTACACAAGTCAGGCTCATCAGTAGATGAGCGGATTCCACCTCCTGGTAGTTCTGATTCTTTTCTACTGCCTTCAGGAAGTGGTGGATATCTGGCCGAAGAGAATAATGGTAGACCTGGTAGTTCATCTGAGGGTGGTCGCCGTGCCTCTTGCAAAAGAAAAGCTCTTGAAGGAAATGTCGAAAATTCATCTGTCGGTGGAACTTCTAGTTACTTCCAGCATGCAGAAAGTAGTGCTTGCCCTGCTGTATCTGCTTCTTACAATGGAGGCAGCAGTTTAAGCATATCTGATCCTTCTGGGCAGGTGAACTCAGGACGTGGATTAGGTGTGAGAGGACCAGTTCGTGATGGCCTTCCTGAATGGCCTGTGGCAGGAAATGCAGAAAGATCCAGAAGAAACTACCGTGTGCGTATAAACCCTTCAAACCAGCAAAAAGTTATGCCCTATGCTCAATTTCCAACAAACGCTGCAGTTAGACATTCTAGTATTTCATCTACCCAAGAGTCATCAAGACTTCCACCGAATGATCAATCTTTGGACTCAATGGCAGCTCCATCAGTCGAAAATACAGGTCCTCAAAGTCAGCCTGTTCTATTGCACGTACCCATGTTTCCACAAAATTTGCAACCATTTCGGTGGGATAAAGGTTCTAGCTCAAGGAGTGGAAGTTCATCTAGTTCTAATGGTGCCAGAGATAGGGACATTCAACGCGAGGAAGCCAGACCAAGAATAATGGGAAGAAATATATTGGAAAATCCTATGTTTATTCCTGCACCTGATTTGAGAAATTTGGTTCGGAGTCCGGCAAATCGAAGTTTAGCTGGTGGAAATATAAGTACACCAGGAAATGTTGCTTCTTCATCTAGAGCAGGTTCAAGTTCAGGTGTTCATCCACCATCTGCTCCTACATGGGTTCCTCATCCAAATCCTTATCAATATCCTCGTAGGTTTTCAGAATTGATTCGCCGATCATTGACTTCTTCCTCTGGTTCTGAGTCTGCGGGGCAGAGCAGTAATCAAACGCCACCGCATTCAGTTCCGCTTTCTCCTGAAGAGATGGTGCTTTCATCTGGAGCTGGTAATCAGAGGCATCATCCGTCTTACCCTAGGTCAGCAACACGGTTGGAGAGACAAGACGGTGTACTTGGATTTCCGCATCCATTGCGAGCTTTGGCTGCTGTCGGTGAAGGAAGAAACAGGCTTCTTGTATCTGAG CAGATTCGCAATGTGTTGGATCTCATGCGTAGGGGAGAGGGCTTGCAATTTGAG GATGTTATGATTCTTGACCAGTCAGTCTTTTTTGGGGTGGCTGACATTAATGATCGGCATAGAGATATGCGGCTTGATGTTGATAATATGTCATATGAG GAATTGTTGGCTCTGGAGGAGCGCATTGGAAATGTGAGCACAGGATTGACTGAAGAAACTATCAAAAACCGTTTGAAACAGCAGAAATATTCAATTTCCCTGGGATCCCAACAGGAGCAAGAACCGTGTTGTATCTGTCAG GAGGAATATAATGATGGAGAAGATACAGGAATACTACATTGCGGGCATGATTTTCACACCAGTTGTATTAAACAATGGCTGATGCACAAAAATTTGTGCCCCATTTGCAAAACAACGGCCCTGTCCACCTCCTCATAG
- the LOC102629270 gene encoding probable E3 ubiquitin-protein ligase RHG1A isoform X2: MQGQRGTIGSLPETLSFDHGSTSTSAVDQQMFWNNMRNPPESRPPDNMLSPAGTRTTMTYVNSMSHEQQMSTAWSLGEPSSHGPQNKVTHDERRTQLGWQCEPTSSMPVDGANVNPMLVQSSNSNMMSQNLNLNAGFVSDDGDNFQVMGCPNLHKSGSSVDERIPPPGSSDSFLLPSGSGGYLAEENNGRPGSSSEGGRRASCKRKALEGNVENSSVGGTSSYFQHAESSACPAVSASYNGGSSLSISDPSGQVNSGRGLGVRGPVRDGLPEWPVAGNAERSRRNYRVRINPSNQQKVMPYAQFPTNAAVRHSSISSTQESSRLPPNDQSLDSMAAPSVENTGPQSQPVLLHVPMFPQNLQPFRWDKGSSSRSGSSSSSNGARDRDIQREEARPRIMGRNILENPMFIPAPDLRNLVRSPANRSLAGGNISTPGNVASSSRAGSSSGVHPPSAPTWVPHPNPYQYPRRFSELIRRSLTSSSGSESAGQSSNQTPPHSVPLSPEEMVLSSGAGNQRHHPSYPRSATRLERQDGVLGFPHPLRALAAVGEGRNRLLVSEIRNVLDLMRRGEGLQFEDVMILDQSVFFGVADINDRHRDMRLDVDNMSYEELLALEERIGNVSTGLTEETIKNRLKQQKYSISLGSQQEQEPCCICQEEYNDGEDTGILHCGHDFHTSCIKQWLMHKNLCPICKTTALSTSS; this comes from the exons ATGCAAGGGCAAAGGGGTACTATTGGTTCCTTGCCAGAAACCTTAAGCTTTGACCATGGATCTACCTCAACTTCTGCTGTTGATCAACAAATGTTCTGGAATAATATGCGGAATCCTCCAGAAAGTCGACCTCCAGATAATATGCTATCACCCGCCGGTACAAGGACAACCATGACATATGTGAACTCAATGAGTCATGAACAGCAAATGTCAACTGCTTGGAGCTTAGGTGAACCTAGCTCACATGGGCCCCAAAATAAGGTTACCCATGATGAGCGGAGAACACAGCTTGGCTGGCAATGTGAACCTACTAGTAGTATGCCGGTGGATGGCGCTAATGTTAATCCTATGTTGGTGCAAAGTTCCAACTCCAATATGATGTCCCAAAATCTCAACTTAAATGCAGGTTTTGTGAGTGATGAtggtgataattttcaagtcaTGGGATGCCCTAATTTACACAAGTCAGGCTCATCAGTAGATGAGCGGATTCCACCTCCTGGTAGTTCTGATTCTTTTCTACTGCCTTCAGGAAGTGGTGGATATCTGGCCGAAGAGAATAATGGTAGACCTGGTAGTTCATCTGAGGGTGGTCGCCGTGCCTCTTGCAAAAGAAAAGCTCTTGAAGGAAATGTCGAAAATTCATCTGTCGGTGGAACTTCTAGTTACTTCCAGCATGCAGAAAGTAGTGCTTGCCCTGCTGTATCTGCTTCTTACAATGGAGGCAGCAGTTTAAGCATATCTGATCCTTCTGGGCAGGTGAACTCAGGACGTGGATTAGGTGTGAGAGGACCAGTTCGTGATGGCCTTCCTGAATGGCCTGTGGCAGGAAATGCAGAAAGATCCAGAAGAAACTACCGTGTGCGTATAAACCCTTCAAACCAGCAAAAAGTTATGCCCTATGCTCAATTTCCAACAAACGCTGCAGTTAGACATTCTAGTATTTCATCTACCCAAGAGTCATCAAGACTTCCACCGAATGATCAATCTTTGGACTCAATGGCAGCTCCATCAGTCGAAAATACAGGTCCTCAAAGTCAGCCTGTTCTATTGCACGTACCCATGTTTCCACAAAATTTGCAACCATTTCGGTGGGATAAAGGTTCTAGCTCAAGGAGTGGAAGTTCATCTAGTTCTAATGGTGCCAGAGATAGGGACATTCAACGCGAGGAAGCCAGACCAAGAATAATGGGAAGAAATATATTGGAAAATCCTATGTTTATTCCTGCACCTGATTTGAGAAATTTGGTTCGGAGTCCGGCAAATCGAAGTTTAGCTGGTGGAAATATAAGTACACCAGGAAATGTTGCTTCTTCATCTAGAGCAGGTTCAAGTTCAGGTGTTCATCCACCATCTGCTCCTACATGGGTTCCTCATCCAAATCCTTATCAATATCCTCGTAGGTTTTCAGAATTGATTCGCCGATCATTGACTTCTTCCTCTGGTTCTGAGTCTGCGGGGCAGAGCAGTAATCAAACGCCACCGCATTCAGTTCCGCTTTCTCCTGAAGAGATGGTGCTTTCATCTGGAGCTGGTAATCAGAGGCATCATCCGTCTTACCCTAGGTCAGCAACACGGTTGGAGAGACAAGACGGTGTACTTGGATTTCCGCATCCATTGCGAGCTTTGGCTGCTGTCGGTGAAGGAAGAAACAGGCTTCTTGTATCTGAG ATTCGCAATGTGTTGGATCTCATGCGTAGGGGAGAGGGCTTGCAATTTGAG GATGTTATGATTCTTGACCAGTCAGTCTTTTTTGGGGTGGCTGACATTAATGATCGGCATAGAGATATGCGGCTTGATGTTGATAATATGTCATATGAG GAATTGTTGGCTCTGGAGGAGCGCATTGGAAATGTGAGCACAGGATTGACTGAAGAAACTATCAAAAACCGTTTGAAACAGCAGAAATATTCAATTTCCCTGGGATCCCAACAGGAGCAAGAACCGTGTTGTATCTGTCAG GAGGAATATAATGATGGAGAAGATACAGGAATACTACATTGCGGGCATGATTTTCACACCAGTTGTATTAAACAATGGCTGATGCACAAAAATTTGTGCCCCATTTGCAAAACAACGGCCCTGTCCACCTCCTCATAG